Genomic DNA from Bacteroides zhangwenhongii:
TCACCGGTATTTTCCATCTTGACCATCTCACCCTTACGGCGTGTCACCATATCAATGATCTTGCTTGAATACTCTTCCGGTACGTTGATAGTCAATTCTTCAATCGGTTCACATTTGACACCGTCAATCTCTTTGAAAATAACTTGCGGCTGTCCCACTTGGAGTTCATATCCCTCGCGGCGCATCGTCTCGATCAGTACGGAAAGGTGAAGTACACCACGTCCGGAAACGATCCATTTACCATCTTCCTCACTTTTCTTTACGCGAAGAGCCAAGTTTTTATCTAGCTCTTTCATCAGGCGGTCGTGGATATGACGTGAAGTCACAAACTTACCGTCTTTGCCGAAGAACGGAGAATCGTTAATGGTGAACAGCATACTCATGGTCGGTTCATCAATAGCGATTGGCGGCAAAGCTTCCGGATTTTCGAAGTCGCAAACAGTATCTCCGATCTCAAATCCGTCGATACCTACCAATGCGCAAATATCTCCCGATGAGACTTCTGTCGTTTTCACACGGCCCAGACCTTCGAAAACATGAAGCTCCTTAATTTTAGTCTTGAACATATCGCCGTTGCGTTTTACAAGCGTTACGTTCATACCTTCTTTTAAAGTACCGCGATGTACACGGCCTACGGCAATACGGCCGGTATAGGAAGAATAATCCAAAGAAGTAATCAACATCTGCGGAGTACCTTCCAACTGTTGTGGAGCCGGAATGTTTTCGATGATACAATCCAGCAGTGGAGTGATTGTATCGGTTGGCTTTTGCCAGTCGGTACTCATCCAGTTGTTTTTGGCAGAACCGTAGATAACGGGGAAATCCAACTGGTCTTCCGTCGCATTAAGACTGAACATCAAGTCGAATACCATTTCGTAAACCTCTTCCGGACGACAATTCGGTTTATCCACCTTATTGACTACGACAATGGGTTTCAAACCGATTTCCAA
This window encodes:
- the typA gene encoding translational GTPase TypA, whose product is MQNIRNIAIIAHVDHGKTTLVDKMLLAGNLFRNNQNSGELILDNNDLERERGITILSKNVSINYNGTKINIIDTPGHSDFGGEVERVLNMADGCILLVDAFEGPMPQTRFVLQKALEIGLKPIVVVNKVDKPNCRPEEVYEMVFDLMFSLNATEDQLDFPVIYGSAKNNWMSTDWQKPTDTITPLLDCIIENIPAPQQLEGTPQMLITSLDYSSYTGRIAVGRVHRGTLKEGMNVTLVKRNGDMFKTKIKELHVFEGLGRVKTTEVSSGDICALVGIDGFEIGDTVCDFENPEALPPIAIDEPTMSMLFTINDSPFFGKDGKFVTSRHIHDRLMKELDKNLALRVKKSEEDGKWIVSGRGVLHLSVLIETMRREGYELQVGQPQVIFKEIDGVKCEPIEELTINVPEEYSSKIIDMVTRRKGEMVKMENTGERINLEFDMPSRGIIGLRTNVLTASAGEAIMAHRFKEYQPFKGEIERRTNGSMIAMESGTAFAYAIDKLQDRGKFFVFPQDEVYAGQVVGEHSHDNDLVINVTKSKKLTNMRASGSDEKARLIPPVQFSLEEALEYIKEDEYVEVTPKAMRMRKVILDEIERKRANKN